From a region of the Rouxiella sp. S1S-2 genome:
- a CDS encoding carbon-phosphorus lyase complex subunit PhnI has translation MYVAVKGGEKAIEAAHELLAHQRRGDSRIVELNAEQIEQQLGLAVDRVMSEGGIYDPQLAALAIKQSSGDLVEAIFLLRAYRTTLPRLAVSQPLNTANMRLERRVSAIYKDLPGGQVLGPTYDYTHRLLDFALLAEGLEPVAPKADETLPEACSHVFDLLTHQQLAVREDDDGSEPDDITRTPPVYPASRAARLQQLVRGDEGFLLSLSYSTQRGYGRTHPFAGEIRTGWVTVEIVPEELGFAIDIGEILLTECEMVNGFITPEDRPPHFTRGYGLVFGRAERKAMSMSLIDRALQTTEHNEQVRSPAQDEEFVLSHADNVEAAGFVSHLKLPHYVDFQAELELLQRLRKQRDAALGKDTSNEK, from the coding sequence ATGTACGTTGCCGTTAAAGGGGGCGAAAAGGCCATTGAGGCCGCCCATGAACTGCTGGCGCACCAGCGTCGCGGAGATAGCCGAATTGTTGAGCTCAACGCCGAACAAATTGAGCAACAGCTTGGCCTCGCGGTTGACCGCGTAATGAGCGAAGGCGGAATTTACGACCCACAGCTGGCCGCCTTGGCGATAAAACAGTCGTCCGGTGACCTGGTTGAGGCCATTTTTCTGCTGCGCGCGTACCGCACCACGCTGCCGCGTCTCGCCGTCAGCCAGCCGCTGAACACCGCCAATATGCGTCTCGAGCGCCGTGTTTCGGCAATTTATAAAGATCTTCCCGGCGGCCAGGTGTTAGGCCCGACCTATGATTATACCCATCGCCTGCTGGACTTTGCTCTGCTGGCCGAAGGGCTGGAACCCGTCGCGCCCAAAGCCGATGAAACTCTGCCCGAGGCCTGCAGCCACGTGTTTGACCTGCTGACCCATCAGCAGCTCGCGGTGCGCGAAGACGACGACGGCAGCGAGCCGGACGACATCACCCGCACTCCGCCGGTTTATCCCGCCTCACGCGCCGCACGATTGCAGCAACTGGTGCGCGGAGACGAAGGCTTTTTGCTGTCGTTGAGCTACTCCACTCAACGCGGCTATGGCCGCACCCACCCGTTTGCCGGTGAAATCCGCACCGGTTGGGTGACGGTAGAAATCGTGCCGGAAGAGCTGGGCTTTGCCATTGATATTGGCGAAATTCTGCTGACCGAATGCGAGATGGTTAACGGCTTTATTACGCCAGAAGACCGACCGCCGCATTTCACCCGCGGTTACGGGCTAGTGTTTGGCCGCGCAGAGCGCAAGGCAATGTCGATGTCACTGATTGACCGCGCGCTGCAAACCACTGAACACAATGAGCAGGTTCGCAGTCCGGCGCAGGACGAAGAGTTTGTGCTATCGCACGCCGATAACGTTGAAGCCGCCGGCTTTGTGTCACACCTGAAACTTCCTCACTACGTCGATTTCCAGGCCGAGCTGGAGCTGTTGCAGCGTTTGCGCAAACAGCGTGACGCCGCCTTGGGCAAGGACACTTCTAATGAAAAATAA
- a CDS encoding NAD(P)H-dependent oxidoreductase has translation MKKTLILSAHRTPDSAVINKALVNALKDLPDVTLHELSRAYPDYKIDVAREHQLLDAHQRVVMMFPFYWYSSPAILSEWQDAVLTYGYAYGSEGNALQGKTLQLVVSTGGNEQAYTADGYNRYPVASLLLPFHAMANRTGMHYAAPLLLQGANNLTDELLAKHVDAAVRLVSH, from the coding sequence ATGAAAAAAACGCTGATTTTAAGCGCCCATCGCACCCCGGACAGTGCGGTCATCAACAAAGCGCTGGTCAATGCTCTGAAAGACCTGCCTGACGTCACGTTGCATGAGCTGTCACGTGCTTATCCAGATTATAAGATTGATGTGGCGCGTGAGCATCAACTGCTGGACGCGCATCAACGGGTGGTGATGATGTTTCCATTTTACTGGTACAGCTCTCCGGCTATCCTCAGCGAATGGCAGGATGCGGTATTGACCTATGGTTATGCTTACGGGTCTGAAGGCAACGCGCTGCAAGGCAAAACGTTGCAACTGGTGGTATCAACCGGCGGTAACGAGCAGGCCTACACGGCAGATGGTTATAACCGATATCCTGTGGCGTCACTGCTGCTGCCCTTCCACGCGATGGCTAATCGTACTGGCATGCACTATGCCGCGCCGCTGCTGCTGCAGGGCGCGAATAACCTGACCGATGAGCTGCTGGCAAAGCACGTTGATGCTGCGGTCAGGTTGGTCAGCCATTAA
- the phnG gene encoding phosphonate C-P lyase system protein PhnG gives MDALQTRQRWMSVLAHSQPSELLAHWQPLNLTPTFQRLRPAETGLTQLQGRMGGTGKRFVMGDMTVTRAVIQLASGVYGYSYVRGRDKDHAELCAVIDALLQVSGMEELIHKRVIAPLAASQQARREQRAREIASSRVDFFTLVRGE, from the coding sequence ATGGACGCCTTACAAACTCGTCAACGCTGGATGTCGGTACTGGCCCACAGCCAGCCGTCGGAGCTGCTTGCACACTGGCAGCCGCTAAATCTCACCCCCACGTTTCAGCGCCTTCGCCCGGCAGAAACCGGACTCACTCAGCTTCAGGGCCGCATGGGCGGCACCGGAAAACGTTTTGTGATGGGCGACATGACCGTCACTCGCGCGGTGATTCAACTTGCCTCCGGCGTTTACGGCTACAGCTACGTTCGCGGCCGTGACAAAGACCATGCCGAACTCTGCGCGGTAATCGATGCCTTGCTGCAGGTCTCCGGCATGGAAGAGTTAATACACAAACGCGTAATTGCCCCTCTGGCGGCCAGCCAGCAGGCCCGTCGCGAACAGCGCGCTCGCGAAATTGCGTCCAGCCGCGTCGATTTCTTCACTCTGGTTCGGGGAGAATAA
- the treC gene encoding alpha,alpha-phosphotrehalase, translating into MSTSLPWWQNGVIYQIYPKSFQDSTGSGTGDLQGIIRRLDYLQQLGVDAIWLTPVYLSPQVDNGYDVADYCAIDPAYGTLDDFIALVDAAHQRNIRIIMDMVFNHTSTQHRWFTESQNPQSPYRQYYVWRDGAADVPPNNWHSKFGGNAWQWHAESGQYYLHLFAHEQADLNWEHPPVRQELKEICEFWANIGVDGLRLDVINLVSKQQDFPNDDQGDGRRFYTDGPRIHEFLQEMSRDVFKPLGLMTVGEMSSTRLEHCRRYGALDGSELSMTFNFHHLKVDYPDGQKWTLAKPDYVELKRIFNQWQQGMHGHAWNALFWCNHDQPRIVSRFGDEGIYRVKAAKMLAMVLHGMQGTPYIYQGEELGMTNPGFKDIKQYRDVESLNMFAERWALGQDSNPLLEILASKSRDNGRTPMQWDDTENAGFTEGEPWIELCANYPIINAAEALEDIDSVFYFYQRLITLRKKQPLLTHGDYVDLLPDHQALWCYQRRWQSQQLSVLANLSNEPQFFDLPDVKGSLLLSNYPNKPQDNILRPFEAVYWLHNNND; encoded by the coding sequence ATGAGTACTTCTTTACCCTGGTGGCAAAACGGCGTTATCTATCAAATTTATCCCAAGAGTTTTCAGGACAGTACCGGCAGCGGTACGGGAGATTTGCAAGGCATTATTCGCCGTCTGGACTATTTGCAGCAGCTTGGCGTGGATGCCATTTGGCTCACGCCGGTTTATCTGTCGCCACAGGTTGATAACGGTTATGACGTGGCCGACTACTGTGCCATTGACCCGGCTTATGGCACCTTAGACGACTTTATCGCCCTGGTTGATGCTGCCCACCAGCGCAATATTCGCATCATTATGGATATGGTGTTTAACCACACCTCTACCCAGCACCGCTGGTTTACCGAGTCGCAAAATCCACAAAGTCCTTATCGTCAGTACTATGTGTGGCGCGACGGGGCCGCCGATGTGCCGCCTAACAACTGGCACTCAAAGTTTGGCGGCAATGCCTGGCAATGGCACGCAGAAAGCGGGCAGTATTATTTGCATCTTTTTGCCCATGAGCAGGCCGATTTGAACTGGGAACATCCTCCGGTACGTCAAGAGCTCAAAGAGATTTGCGAGTTTTGGGCCAATATCGGCGTTGATGGCCTGCGCCTCGACGTGATTAATCTGGTTTCAAAACAGCAAGATTTCCCGAATGATGACCAGGGCGACGGCCGCCGTTTCTATACTGATGGTCCGCGCATTCATGAGTTTTTACAGGAGATGAGTCGCGACGTTTTTAAGCCACTTGGCCTGATGACGGTAGGTGAAATGTCGTCAACCCGTCTGGAACACTGCCGCCGCTATGGCGCGCTGGATGGCAGCGAGCTTTCAATGACCTTTAACTTCCATCACCTCAAGGTTGATTATCCAGACGGTCAAAAATGGACGCTGGCCAAGCCTGATTACGTGGAACTCAAAAGAATCTTCAACCAGTGGCAGCAGGGAATGCACGGACACGCCTGGAATGCGCTGTTCTGGTGTAATCACGATCAGCCGCGGATCGTTTCTCGCTTTGGCGATGAGGGAATATATCGGGTTAAAGCCGCTAAAATGTTAGCCATGGTGCTGCACGGCATGCAGGGAACGCCCTATATATATCAAGGTGAAGAGCTTGGAATGACCAATCCTGGCTTTAAAGATATCAAGCAGTATCGCGATGTTGAGAGCCTGAATATGTTTGCAGAACGCTGGGCTTTGGGTCAGGACAGCAACCCCCTGCTGGAGATTCTGGCCTCGAAATCTCGCGATAACGGCCGCACGCCGATGCAGTGGGACGATACTGAAAATGCGGGCTTCACCGAGGGTGAGCCATGGATTGAGCTGTGCGCTAATTATCCCATCATCAATGCGGCAGAGGCGCTCGAAGATATTGATTCGGTGTTCTATTTTTACCAGCGGCTCATTACGCTGCGTAAAAAGCAGCCGCTGCTGACCCACGGCGACTATGTTGACCTGCTGCCTGACCATCAGGCGCTCTGGTGCTACCAGAGACGTTGGCAGAGTCAGCAACTCAGCGTGCTGGCAAATCTGAGTAACGAACCACAGTTTTTTGATTTACCTGACGTTAAAGGAAGCCTGTTGTTGAGTAACTATCCAAACAAACCGCAGGATAACATCCTACGGCCATTTGAGGCAGTTTACTGGCTGCACAATAACAACGATTAA
- the nrdD gene encoding anaerobic ribonucleoside-triphosphate reductase gives MIKRDGCLVAFDEKLIEQAVQRAAQAVGIEDVAYSVQVACRVAESFNGCQRVDIHDIQNAVENQLMAGAHKRLARAYIEYRHDRDVKREQRGRLNQEIRGLVEQSNLELLNENANKDSKVIPTQRDLLAGIVAKHYARQHILPRDVVLAHERGEIHYHDLDYSPFFPMFNCMLIDLKGMLNQGFKMGNAEIDTPKSISTATAVTAQIIAQVASHIYGGTTINRIDEILAPFVTQSFKKHKKTAREWSITDVEGYAHRLTEKECYDAFQSLEYEVNTLHTANGQTPFVTFGFGLGTCWQSRLIQQSILRNRIAGLGKNRKTAVFPKLVFAIRDGLNHKAGDANYDIKQLALECASKRMYPDILNYDQVVKVTGSFKTPMGCRSFLGVYEEHGEQIHDGRNNIGVISLNLPRVALEAKGDESVFWTLLDQRLLLAKKALMTRIARLEGVKARVAPILYMEGACGVRLQADDNIAEIFKNGRASISLGYIGVHETINALYGNRQHPFDASALRDKAVAIVAYLKAATESWKQETGYGFSLYSTPSENLCDRFCRLDKAEFGIIAGVTDKGYYTNSFHLDVEKKVNPYQKLDFEAPYPPISNGGFICYGEYPNLQHNLRALEDVWDYSYSRVPYYGTNTPIDECYDCGFTGEFSCTSKGFTCPKCGNHDSARVSVTRRVCGYLGSPDARPFNAGKQEEVKRRVKHLASGKLG, from the coding sequence GTGATTAAACGCGACGGCTGCCTTGTGGCATTTGATGAGAAATTGATCGAGCAAGCCGTTCAGCGCGCCGCACAGGCCGTGGGTATTGAAGATGTGGCTTACAGCGTTCAGGTCGCGTGCAGGGTCGCCGAAAGTTTTAACGGCTGCCAGAGAGTGGATATTCACGATATTCAAAATGCAGTTGAAAATCAGCTGATGGCCGGTGCGCACAAACGGCTCGCACGGGCCTATATTGAGTACCGCCACGACAGGGACGTAAAACGCGAGCAGCGCGGCCGTTTAAATCAGGAGATCCGCGGTCTGGTTGAGCAAAGTAACCTTGAGCTGCTCAATGAAAATGCCAATAAAGACAGCAAAGTCATTCCTACCCAACGCGACCTGCTGGCCGGTATTGTGGCGAAACACTATGCCCGGCAACATATTCTGCCGCGTGATGTGGTGCTGGCCCATGAGCGCGGTGAAATTCACTATCATGATCTCGATTACTCGCCTTTTTTCCCCATGTTCAACTGTATGCTCATCGACCTAAAAGGCATGTTGAATCAAGGCTTTAAAATGGGTAATGCCGAAATAGACACGCCAAAGTCGATTTCGACCGCCACTGCCGTGACCGCCCAAATTATTGCTCAGGTTGCCAGCCATATTTACGGTGGCACCACCATTAACCGGATTGACGAAATTCTGGCCCCCTTTGTCACGCAAAGTTTTAAGAAGCATAAGAAAACTGCACGTGAATGGAGCATCACCGACGTTGAGGGTTACGCCCACCGATTAACCGAAAAAGAGTGCTATGACGCTTTCCAGTCTTTGGAATATGAGGTCAACACGCTGCACACCGCCAACGGACAGACGCCGTTCGTCACCTTCGGCTTTGGTCTGGGCACCTGTTGGCAGTCGCGCCTGATTCAGCAGTCAATTTTGCGCAATCGCATCGCCGGGTTGGGTAAAAATCGAAAAACGGCGGTGTTCCCAAAGCTGGTTTTTGCCATTCGCGATGGGCTTAACCATAAAGCGGGCGATGCCAATTACGACATCAAGCAGCTGGCGCTAGAGTGCGCCAGCAAGCGCATGTATCCTGACATTCTTAATTATGATCAAGTGGTTAAGGTTACCGGTTCGTTTAAAACCCCGATGGGCTGTCGCAGCTTTTTAGGCGTTTATGAAGAGCACGGCGAGCAAATTCACGACGGGCGCAACAACATCGGCGTGATTAGCCTTAATTTGCCGCGCGTGGCCCTGGAGGCCAAAGGAGACGAAAGTGTCTTTTGGACTCTGCTCGACCAGCGCCTGCTGTTGGCCAAAAAAGCCTTGATGACGAGAATTGCACGCCTCGAAGGGGTAAAAGCACGCGTGGCGCCCATTCTTTATATGGAAGGCGCATGCGGTGTTCGTTTGCAGGCCGATGATAATATTGCCGAAATTTTTAAAAATGGCCGCGCCTCAATCTCATTGGGCTATATCGGCGTGCATGAAACCATCAATGCGCTGTATGGCAATCGACAGCATCCGTTTGATGCCAGCGCCCTGCGCGACAAGGCCGTTGCTATTGTTGCCTATCTCAAAGCGGCCACTGAAAGTTGGAAACAAGAAACCGGTTATGGGTTCAGCCTCTACAGCACGCCAAGCGAGAATCTTTGCGACCGCTTCTGTCGCCTTGATAAGGCAGAATTCGGCATCATCGCCGGCGTCACCGATAAAGGCTATTACACCAATAGCTTCCATCTCGACGTAGAAAAAAAGGTCAATCCTTATCAAAAACTGGATTTTGAAGCGCCCTATCCCCCAATTAGCAACGGCGGCTTCATCTGCTATGGCGAATACCCCAATTTGCAACATAACCTGCGCGCACTGGAAGACGTTTGGGATTATAGCTACTCACGCGTGCCATATTACGGCACCAATACGCCAATCGACGAATGCTATGACTGCGGTTTTACCGGTGAATTTTCCTGCACCAGCAAAGGGTTTACCTGCCCGAAATGCGGCAACCACGACTCGGCCCGCGTGTCGGTAACCCGCCGTGTTTGTGGCTACCTCGGCAGCCCTGACGCTCGGCCATTCAATGCCGGAAAGCAGGAGGAAGTTAAACGTCGGGTTAAGCATCTTGCCAGCGGAAAGTTAGGATAA
- the treB gene encoding PTS trehalose transporter subunit IIBC, whose amino-acid sequence MSKMRQQDVEQLIEWVGGSENIASVTHCITRLRFVLNDTSKAKPSEIETLRMVKGCFTNAGQFQVVIGPEVDDYYKALLKLTGKNSDNKEQTKIAARQNMNIFERCISHFAEIFFPLLPALISGGLILGFRNLIGDIPLSGGQTLAQMHPLWQTVYDFLWLLGEAIFMFLPVAVCWSTVKKLGGTEILGIVLGITLVSPQLMNAYQLGQQTPDVWHFGWFTVQKVGYQAQVIPSMLAGIALAWIESGLKKIIPNYLYLVIVPVTSLIIAVFLAHTLIGPFGRMIGDGVAWAVKSVMTGSLAPIGAALFGFLYAPLVITGVHQTTLAIDMQMVQSTGGTPVWPLIAISNIAQAAAVLGIVIISRKHNEREISVPATISAFLGVTEPAMYGINLKYRFPMLCAMIGSALACLVCGLYGVTANGIGVGGLPGILSIKSQFWSVYLVSMLIAIVVPLVLTILVYKRKHRRGELAV is encoded by the coding sequence ATGAGTAAAATGAGACAGCAGGATGTAGAACAACTGATTGAATGGGTGGGCGGCAGCGAAAATATCGCCTCCGTCACTCACTGTATTACCCGTTTGCGTTTTGTACTTAACGACACCTCGAAGGCTAAGCCCTCAGAGATTGAAACCCTGCGCATGGTCAAAGGGTGCTTCACCAACGCCGGTCAATTCCAGGTCGTTATCGGTCCTGAAGTGGATGACTACTATAAGGCTCTGCTTAAGCTCACCGGTAAAAACAGCGATAACAAAGAGCAAACCAAGATCGCCGCTCGCCAGAATATGAATATATTCGAGCGCTGCATCTCTCATTTTGCCGAAATATTTTTTCCCCTGCTGCCGGCGTTAATCAGCGGCGGTCTGATCCTCGGCTTCCGAAACTTGATCGGCGACATCCCGCTCAGCGGGGGTCAAACGCTGGCGCAGATGCACCCGCTGTGGCAGACGGTTTATGATTTCCTGTGGCTGCTCGGCGAAGCAATCTTTATGTTCCTGCCGGTCGCGGTGTGTTGGTCCACGGTCAAAAAGCTCGGCGGCACCGAGATTCTGGGCATTGTTTTGGGCATCACCCTGGTGTCGCCACAGTTGATGAACGCCTATCAGCTGGGTCAGCAAACGCCAGACGTATGGCACTTCGGTTGGTTCACGGTGCAAAAAGTCGGTTATCAGGCGCAGGTTATTCCTTCCATGCTCGCCGGTATTGCACTGGCCTGGATTGAAAGTGGCCTGAAGAAAATTATTCCTAACTATCTGTATTTGGTCATTGTACCGGTCACTTCGCTGATTATTGCCGTATTCCTGGCACACACGCTCATTGGTCCGTTTGGCCGCATGATTGGCGACGGTGTTGCCTGGGCGGTTAAGTCGGTAATGACCGGAAGCTTGGCGCCGATTGGTGCCGCACTGTTCGGCTTCCTCTATGCCCCGCTGGTGATTACTGGCGTGCATCAGACCACGCTGGCTATTGATATGCAGATGGTACAAAGCACCGGCGGTACACCGGTCTGGCCGCTTATCGCTATCTCTAACATTGCGCAAGCCGCCGCGGTGCTGGGTATTGTGATCATTAGCCGTAAACACAACGAACGTGAAATCTCTGTCCCAGCCACTATTTCGGCCTTTTTAGGGGTAACAGAGCCAGCAATGTACGGGATCAACCTGAAATACCGCTTCCCGATGCTGTGCGCGATGATAGGTTCCGCCCTCGCCTGTCTGGTATGTGGCCTGTACGGCGTCACCGCTAACGGCATTGGCGTGGGTGGCTTACCCGGCATTCTGTCCATCAAATCTCAGTTTTGGTCGGTGTACCTGGTCTCGATGCTCATCGCCATTGTGGTTCCGCTGGTTCTGACCATCCTGGTTTATAAACGTAAACATCGCCGTGGTGAATTGGCCGTTTAA
- the phnH gene encoding phosphonate C-P lyase system protein PhnH: MSLVASFQHPVADAQYSFRRILKALSEPGSVVTLPSMPGFGKLGSASACVLLTLIDKDTPLWISPQLDDDILRQNLRFHTGAILTEDPSSVSFALAQGSLDSATLLAFPCGDEMSPELATSVIVQLESLEGGTPLRLLGPGIEHQRVICPQLPQAVTEYLLNRPHRFPLGLDFMFTCGEQLLALPRTTRVEAC, translated from the coding sequence ATGTCACTTGTTGCCAGTTTTCAGCATCCGGTTGCCGATGCGCAGTACAGTTTTCGCCGCATTCTCAAGGCATTAAGCGAACCCGGTTCAGTCGTCACTCTGCCCTCGATGCCAGGTTTCGGCAAGCTCGGTTCCGCCAGTGCTTGCGTGCTGCTGACGCTGATTGATAAAGACACGCCGCTGTGGATAAGCCCGCAGCTCGACGATGATATTTTGCGCCAAAATCTGCGTTTTCATACCGGCGCGATACTGACCGAAGACCCGAGCAGCGTCAGTTTTGCTCTGGCCCAAGGCTCACTCGATAGCGCCACCTTGCTGGCTTTTCCGTGCGGCGACGAGATGTCTCCCGAGCTGGCCACCAGCGTGATTGTGCAGCTTGAGTCTCTGGAAGGCGGAACGCCGCTGCGCCTGCTGGGTCCGGGTATTGAGCACCAGCGGGTAATCTGCCCGCAATTGCCGCAGGCCGTCACGGAGTATTTGTTGAATCGTCCGCACCGTTTCCCACTGGGGCTGGATTTCATGTTTACCTGCGGTGAGCAGTTGCTTGCCTTACCGCGCACTACCCGCGTGGAGGCCTGCTAA
- the nrdG gene encoding anaerobic ribonucleoside-triphosphate reductase-activating protein: protein MNYHQYYPVDVVNGPGTRCTLFVSGCVHQCPGCYNKSTWRLNSGLLFTQEMEDLIVANLQDTLIPRQGLSLSGGDPLHPQNLPAINQLLRRVVSECPGKNIWMWTGYRLEELTGEQRETLAWVNVLIDGKFVQSLRDPSLIWRGSSNQVIHYLR, encoded by the coding sequence ATGAATTATCATCAATATTATCCTGTCGACGTGGTTAATGGTCCCGGTACTCGCTGCACGCTGTTTGTTTCCGGCTGCGTGCATCAGTGCCCCGGATGTTATAACAAAAGTACCTGGCGGCTAAATTCCGGCCTGCTTTTTACTCAGGAAATGGAAGACCTGATCGTCGCCAATCTGCAGGATACGCTTATCCCGCGTCAGGGGCTGTCGCTGTCGGGCGGCGATCCGTTGCATCCGCAAAATCTGCCGGCGATTAACCAGCTGTTGCGCCGCGTTGTCAGTGAGTGTCCGGGAAAAAACATCTGGATGTGGACCGGCTATCGGCTAGAGGAACTCACCGGCGAACAGCGGGAAACGTTGGCATGGGTTAATGTGCTTATCGACGGGAAATTTGTACAGAGCCTGCGCGACCCGTCATTGATTTGGCGCGGAAGCAGCAATCAAGTGATTCACTATTTGCGTTAA
- a CDS encoding alpha-D-ribose 1-methylphosphonate 5-phosphate C-P-lyase PhnJ, whose product MKNNKAAATATGYNQGYLDEQTKRMIRRAILKAVAIPGYQVPFAGREMPMPYGWGTGGIQITASVIGQEDVLKVIDQGADDTTNAVSIRRFFKNVAGVETTEKTCDATLIQTRHRIPETPLVEDQILIFQVPIPEPLRFIEPRETETRKMHALEEYGVMQVKLYEDIARFGHIATTYAYPVKVNDRYVMDPSPIPKFDNPKMHMMPALQLFGAGREKRIYALPPFTKVESLDFEDHPFTVQKWDQPCALCGSHDSYLDEVVLDDLGNRMFVCSDTDYCAQQLETASSQEANTQ is encoded by the coding sequence ATGAAAAATAATAAAGCGGCTGCTACGGCCACCGGCTACAACCAGGGTTACCTCGACGAACAAACCAAGCGCATGATCCGCCGTGCCATTCTAAAAGCCGTGGCGATCCCGGGTTATCAGGTGCCGTTTGCAGGCCGTGAAATGCCGATGCCTTACGGCTGGGGCACCGGTGGCATTCAGATAACCGCCAGCGTGATCGGCCAGGAAGACGTGCTGAAAGTGATCGACCAAGGCGCCGACGACACCACCAACGCCGTGTCGATCCGCCGCTTTTTTAAAAACGTTGCCGGTGTAGAAACGACCGAGAAAACCTGCGATGCGACGCTGATTCAGACCCGCCACCGTATTCCTGAAACGCCGCTGGTGGAAGATCAGATCCTGATTTTTCAGGTGCCGATCCCAGAACCGCTGCGCTTTATTGAACCGCGCGAAACTGAAACGCGAAAAATGCACGCGCTGGAGGAGTATGGCGTGATGCAGGTGAAACTGTATGAAGATATCGCGCGCTTCGGCCACATCGCCACCACCTATGCTTATCCGGTGAAAGTGAACGATCGCTACGTGATGGATCCCTCGCCGATCCCAAAATTTGATAACCCAAAGATGCACATGATGCCCGCGCTACAGCTGTTTGGTGCCGGGCGTGAAAAACGCATTTATGCGCTGCCGCCTTTTACCAAAGTTGAAAGCCTGGACTTTGAGGATCACCCGTTTACGGTGCAGAAATGGGATCAGCCCTGCGCCCTCTGCGGATCGCACGACAGCTATCTCGACGAAGTGGTGCTCGACGATCTCGGCAACCGCATGTTTGTCTGCTCCGACACCGACTACTGCGCCCAACAGCTTGAAACCGCATCTTCCCAAGAGGCCAACACTCAATGA
- the phnF gene encoding phosphonate metabolism transcriptional regulator PhnF, giving the protein MDLSRHPTSYPTRYQQIAAQLEHELRSTYRCGDYLPPENQLAERFQVNRHTLRRAVDELVERGWLQRRQGIGTLVLMRPYDYPLHSQARFSQNLLDQGSHPTSERLLGVLRPATDHVATAVGRQEGDTVIHLRTLRRVNNVPVCVIDHYLPDLDWWPVLQHFQSGSLHDFIRTEIHQQLSRRTTRINARRALAKESKLLEIVPQAPLLCVRTINTCDSNDSVAEYSVSLTRADMIELTMEH; this is encoded by the coding sequence ATGGACTTATCTAGACATCCGACCAGTTACCCTACCCGCTATCAGCAAATCGCTGCCCAGCTGGAGCATGAACTGCGCAGTACCTATCGCTGCGGCGATTATCTGCCACCGGAAAATCAGCTTGCCGAACGTTTTCAGGTTAATCGTCACACGCTCAGACGTGCGGTGGATGAGCTGGTTGAACGCGGCTGGCTACAGCGCCGTCAGGGCATTGGCACGCTGGTGCTGATGCGCCCTTACGACTATCCGCTGCATTCTCAGGCCCGCTTTAGTCAGAACCTGCTGGATCAGGGAAGCCACCCCACCAGTGAACGGCTGCTGGGCGTGCTGCGTCCCGCTACCGACCACGTCGCAACCGCCGTTGGCCGCCAAGAAGGCGACACGGTTATTCACCTGCGCACGCTGCGCCGCGTCAACAATGTGCCGGTCTGTGTGATCGATCACTATTTGCCAGACCTCGACTGGTGGCCGGTGTTGCAACATTTTCAAAGCGGATCGCTGCATGACTTTATCCGCACTGAAATACATCAGCAGTTAAGCCGCCGTACCACCCGTATCAACGCCCGTCGCGCATTGGCAAAAGAGAGCAAGCTGCTGGAAATCGTCCCGCAGGCGCCGCTGCTTTGCGTGCGTACCATAAATACCTGTGACAGCAACGATAGCGTGGCGGAATACTCCGTCAGTCTGACGCGTGCTGACATGATTGAACTGACCATGGAGCACTAA